A genomic segment from Acuticoccus sediminis encodes:
- a CDS encoding ABC transporter permease, with protein MARRYPRARTHGAGLAWSVAALVLVFVLAPLAVVVMMSFSTSEFVRFPPPGYGLEWFRNFLGRDDWTGAALRSVKIGAIVTVLAVAIGVPGALSLAALPRRLGAVAAALTTLPILMPPIVLALAMYMSFTRYGLAGTELGIVLGHLCLALPFVLLTTLATLRGIDPNLARAAQTLGAGRARVAFTVTIPLAMPGILAGAVLAFLTSFDELLIALFVGNSTTRTLPRRMWEGIRSEFDPTVAAASTVVVGATVLIGLVFLIARSAWKARAS; from the coding sequence ATGGCCCGCCGCTATCCCAGGGCGCGGACCCATGGCGCCGGCCTCGCCTGGTCGGTGGCGGCGCTCGTCCTCGTCTTCGTCCTCGCCCCGCTCGCGGTCGTGGTGATGATGAGCTTCTCGACCTCCGAATTCGTGCGCTTCCCCCCGCCGGGCTATGGCCTTGAGTGGTTCCGGAACTTCCTCGGCCGTGACGACTGGACCGGCGCGGCGCTCCGCAGCGTCAAGATCGGCGCCATCGTCACCGTGCTCGCCGTCGCGATCGGCGTCCCGGGCGCGCTGTCGTTGGCCGCGCTGCCGAGACGGCTCGGCGCCGTCGCCGCCGCGCTGACGACGCTGCCGATCCTGATGCCGCCCATCGTGCTGGCGCTCGCGATGTACATGAGCTTCACGCGATACGGCCTCGCCGGGACCGAACTCGGCATCGTCCTCGGCCACCTCTGCCTGGCGCTGCCGTTCGTGCTCCTGACGACCCTCGCGACCCTGCGCGGCATCGACCCCAACCTGGCGAGGGCCGCGCAGACGCTTGGCGCCGGCCGGGCCCGCGTCGCCTTCACGGTGACGATCCCGCTCGCCATGCCCGGCATCCTCGCCGGTGCGGTCCTCGCCTTCCTCACCTCGTTCGACGAGCTCCTCATCGCCCTCTTCGTCGGCAACTCGACGACGCGGACGCTGCCGCGGCGCATGTGGGAGGGGATCCGCTCCGAATTCGACCCGACCGTCGCCGCCGCGTCCACCGTGGTGGTCGGAGCGACCGTCCTCATCGGCCTCGTCTTCCTCATCGCGCGCTCGGCCTGGAAGGCCCGCGCCAGCTAA
- a CDS encoding ABC transporter permease, which yields MTLAADNAPAPRRRKARAKLYPVHRVRDRFAMMLGVPALLVLGVFFLVPIGGLIATSFQGPTTFASYERFMASRAAITILTNTVLVAAAVTAICAVIAVPFALAVRALPPLAGRIVLLAAVLPLWISSLVRTYAWLYMLSREGVLNAGLVGSGIVAEPLALLFNWGAVTVGMVHVLLPYMILPVHNAVRAIPTELIRAAQSLGAGPARVFATVVLPLIGRGVATGALIVFVIALGFYITPLMLGGRTNVMLAVYVDTIVNVTLNWPNAAAAAVILVLLVTALLAAGALIARLRPVAKL from the coding sequence GTGACACTGGCCGCCGACAACGCCCCCGCCCCGCGCCGCCGCAAGGCGCGGGCGAAGCTCTACCCGGTCCACCGCGTCCGCGACCGCTTCGCCATGATGCTCGGCGTTCCGGCGCTCCTCGTGCTGGGCGTGTTCTTCCTCGTCCCCATCGGCGGCCTGATCGCCACCTCGTTCCAGGGACCGACGACGTTCGCGAGCTACGAGCGCTTCATGGCCTCGCGCGCGGCGATCACGATCCTCACCAACACCGTCCTCGTCGCGGCGGCCGTCACCGCGATCTGCGCGGTCATCGCGGTGCCCTTCGCGCTGGCGGTCCGCGCGCTGCCGCCGCTTGCCGGACGCATCGTGCTCCTCGCGGCGGTGCTGCCGCTCTGGATCTCGTCCCTCGTGCGCACCTACGCCTGGCTCTACATGCTGAGCCGCGAGGGCGTCCTCAACGCGGGCCTCGTCGGCTCCGGCATCGTCGCCGAGCCGCTCGCCCTGCTGTTCAACTGGGGCGCCGTGACCGTCGGGATGGTCCACGTGCTGCTCCCCTACATGATCCTGCCGGTCCACAACGCGGTTCGCGCGATCCCGACGGAGCTCATCCGCGCCGCGCAGTCCCTCGGCGCCGGACCGGCGCGCGTCTTCGCGACCGTCGTGCTCCCGCTGATCGGGCGGGGCGTGGCGACCGGCGCGCTCATCGTCTTCGTCATCGCGCTCGGCTTCTACATCACGCCGCTCATGCTCGGCGGACGCACCAACGTGATGCTCGCGGTCTACGTCGACACCATCGTCAACGTGACGCTGAACTGGCCGAACGCCGCCGCGGCCGCCGTCATCCTGGTGCTGCTCGTGACCGCGCTCCTAGCGGCGGGCGCGCTGATCGCCCGGCTCCGGCCGGTTGCGAAGCTCTGA
- a CDS encoding ABC transporter substrate-binding protein, whose translation MSDPRMLSKLAQIDRLSRRRFLGGAASLAAAAAASGLVLPRRALAADDTVRFCSWGGSLQDLQRQYVLDPFEEASGIKVVEDSLPFPSRIKAMVDSGNLEFDVVETDLLTVYTLEDMGEYFEPIDYSMLSAEALAGIPDELKHEKAVGYFYWSYNIGYRTDKFGGAVPQDWADVWDVDKFPGDRTLTSGSDGQYPNLEFALMADGVAKEDLYPLDVDRAFASLDRIKPHVNKWWSSGSEVVQLFTSGEVTTGSTYSGRILTAKDEGAPVDLNWNQGQASLDYLMIVKGAPMEPAMKLLDALLKVQPQVDIFNAYAGGPANADVLAGLKPGRASVLPSDPANLSKMYVQDSRWWADNFGAVVDRFNEWSLL comes from the coding sequence ATGAGCGACCCACGGATGCTGTCGAAACTGGCCCAAATCGACCGGCTCAGCCGCCGCCGCTTCCTCGGCGGGGCAGCCAGCCTCGCCGCGGCGGCCGCCGCCTCGGGCCTGGTCCTGCCGCGCCGCGCCCTCGCCGCCGACGACACCGTCCGCTTCTGCTCCTGGGGCGGCTCCCTGCAGGACCTGCAGCGCCAGTACGTGCTCGACCCCTTCGAGGAGGCGTCCGGCATCAAGGTCGTCGAGGACTCGCTCCCCTTCCCGAGCCGCATCAAGGCGATGGTCGATTCGGGCAACCTCGAGTTCGACGTCGTCGAGACCGACCTCCTCACCGTCTACACGCTGGAGGACATGGGCGAGTACTTCGAGCCCATCGACTACTCGATGCTCTCCGCCGAGGCGCTCGCCGGCATCCCCGACGAGCTGAAGCACGAGAAGGCCGTCGGCTATTTCTACTGGTCCTACAACATCGGCTACCGCACGGATAAATTCGGCGGCGCCGTCCCGCAGGACTGGGCCGACGTGTGGGACGTCGACAAGTTCCCCGGCGATCGCACGCTCACCTCCGGCAGCGACGGCCAGTACCCGAACCTCGAATTCGCGCTGATGGCCGACGGGGTCGCCAAGGAAGACCTCTATCCGCTCGACGTCGACCGCGCCTTCGCCTCGCTCGACAGGATCAAGCCGCACGTCAACAAGTGGTGGAGCTCGGGCAGCGAGGTGGTGCAGCTCTTCACCTCCGGCGAGGTGACGACCGGCTCCACCTACTCCGGCCGCATCCTGACCGCGAAGGACGAGGGCGCCCCGGTCGACCTCAACTGGAACCAGGGCCAGGCCTCGCTCGACTACCTGATGATCGTGAAGGGCGCCCCGATGGAGCCCGCCATGAAGCTCCTCGACGCGCTGCTGAAGGTTCAGCCGCAGGTCGACATCTTCAACGCCTACGCCGGCGGACCGGCCAATGCCGACGTCCTCGCCGGCCTCAAGCCCGGGCGCGCGTCGGTCCTGCCGAGCGATCCGGCCAACCTCTCGAAGATGTACGTGCAGGACTCGCGCTGGTGGGCCGACAATTTCGGCGCGGTGGTCGACCGCTTCAACGAGTGGTCGCTGCTCTGA
- a CDS encoding LacI family DNA-binding transcriptional regulator: MPGRGSRQPGRRVGLKDIARAADVSPAAVSYALNGTGRLEEGTRQRIIGIAKALGYRANANARNLRRRTSGVLTIAASVPPGLASMLPAMDYVMAIWQAAAAASLKRGFMLLLLPFGVESGELAGIPVDGGIVVDPVKDDPLLRHFARTDAPVVTIGRDLARPAEASWWVDNDHDALVTMALEHLRSRGARRVGAVLAGTGYAYTLAYRRAYEAWCASVGQAPMLVAVDEPATESAGYNAATGLLDRCDPPDAIFASLDRFAVGALFAAAARGLAVPDDLMIVSGNDGVATRSATVPVTALDLSPAELGRIAVDMLIDRIEGADAPRHVIVPGHLEPRASTARGG; the protein is encoded by the coding sequence GTGCCGGGACGGGGAAGCCGCCAGCCGGGAAGACGGGTCGGGCTGAAGGACATCGCCCGTGCGGCGGACGTGTCGCCGGCCGCGGTGTCCTACGCGCTGAACGGGACGGGGCGGCTCGAGGAGGGGACGCGCCAGCGCATCATCGGCATCGCCAAGGCGCTCGGCTACCGGGCGAACGCGAACGCCCGCAACCTGCGGCGCCGCACGTCCGGTGTCCTGACGATCGCGGCATCCGTGCCGCCGGGGCTCGCCAGCATGCTGCCGGCGATGGACTACGTGATGGCGATCTGGCAGGCGGCGGCCGCGGCGTCGCTGAAGCGGGGCTTCATGCTGCTGCTGCTGCCGTTCGGCGTGGAATCTGGCGAGCTCGCGGGGATCCCGGTCGACGGCGGCATCGTCGTCGACCCGGTCAAGGACGATCCCCTGCTGCGCCACTTCGCCAGGACGGACGCGCCGGTGGTGACGATCGGGCGGGATCTCGCGCGCCCGGCCGAGGCGTCCTGGTGGGTGGACAACGACCACGACGCGCTGGTGACCATGGCGCTGGAGCACCTCAGGTCCCGTGGGGCGCGCCGGGTCGGGGCGGTGCTGGCGGGGACGGGGTACGCCTACACGCTGGCCTACCGCCGGGCGTACGAGGCATGGTGCGCCTCCGTCGGCCAGGCGCCGATGCTGGTCGCGGTGGACGAGCCGGCGACCGAGTCGGCGGGCTACAACGCGGCGACGGGGCTGCTGGACCGGTGCGACCCGCCGGACGCGATCTTCGCCTCGCTCGACCGCTTCGCGGTGGGGGCGCTGTTCGCGGCGGCGGCACGGGGGCTCGCGGTGCCGGACGACCTGATGATCGTCTCCGGCAACGACGGGGTGGCGACGCGCTCTGCGACGGTGCCGGTCACGGCGCTGGACCTGTCGCCGGCGGAGCTGGGGCGGATCGCGGTCGACATGCTGATCGACCGTATCGAGGGGGCCGACGCGCCCAGGCATGTGATCGTCCCGGGCCACCTCGAGCCCCGCGCATCGACGGCTCGCGGAGGGTGA
- a CDS encoding SDR family NAD(P)-dependent oxidoreductase — protein MNPFPGRFAGRVIVVTGGGSGPGLATAELLAAEGASVVAIDLAFGDTSCGAALRFAADVCDRARLDAIACEVRDAVGAVDGLATFAGIARPGGIEDVAPEDWRRVLDVNVVGSANAVAAFLPDLSSVPGASVVLCSSQVSLGGASNCVAYAASKGAINAMCRCLAVDHADSGIRVNAVAPGPGETSVMARASACESPGNMARTRAQPALGRFGTAGETAAAAAFLLSEEASFITGTVLPVDGGWSFS, from the coding sequence TTGAACCCGTTTCCGGGGCGGTTCGCCGGCCGGGTGATCGTCGTCACCGGTGGCGGCAGCGGGCCGGGCCTCGCGACCGCCGAACTGCTCGCGGCCGAGGGCGCGAGCGTGGTCGCCATCGACCTCGCGTTCGGCGACACAAGCTGCGGGGCGGCCCTTCGCTTCGCCGCCGACGTGTGCGATCGGGCGCGGCTCGATGCGATCGCGTGCGAGGTGCGGGACGCGGTCGGCGCGGTCGACGGGCTGGCGACGTTCGCCGGGATCGCTCGGCCCGGCGGGATCGAGGACGTCGCGCCGGAAGACTGGCGGCGCGTGCTCGACGTCAACGTCGTCGGTTCGGCGAACGCCGTGGCGGCATTCCTGCCGGACCTGTCATCGGTGCCGGGCGCGTCGGTCGTGCTGTGTTCCTCGCAGGTGTCGCTCGGCGGGGCGAGCAACTGCGTCGCCTACGCGGCTTCCAAGGGGGCGATCAACGCCATGTGCCGCTGCCTCGCCGTCGACCATGCGGACAGCGGGATCCGCGTGAACGCCGTCGCGCCGGGACCGGGCGAGACGTCCGTGATGGCGCGTGCATCGGCATGCGAATCCCCGGGGAACATGGCGCGGACACGGGCCCAACCGGCGCTGGGGCGGTTCGGCACGGCAGGCGAAACCGCCGCCGCGGCGGCCTTTCTCCTCAGCGAGGAGGCGAGCTTCATCACCGGCACGGTATTGCCGGTCGACGGCGGGTGGTCGTTCTCCTGA
- a CDS encoding LacI family DNA-binding transcriptional regulator: MAKKSIRTTSFDVAALAGVSQSAVSRAFTPGSSIKATTRDKILEAARKLNYVPNSIASSLTKNRSSIVAVILGTLSNPFYVHTLHAFSQELQKLGRQTLTLTLSDTMDTDEAILKVLQYQVEAVILTSAQLSTRMINLCHDRGIPVVLFNRYIPHSDVYGVRCDNVSGGRMVADAFLAAGARSFMMITGEANGSTSQDRVRGFVERVLEAGIPRSAISSYPGLRSYEGGAAAVDMHVAAGHEIPDAIFGIADVMAMGAMDALRYRYGKRVPEDVMVAGFDGIPEGGRPPYQLTTVRQPVAEMVTETLNLLNFDGAREPEELTRDRPIAGEMIWRATVPRPARAEPAPVAVAPEASAG; this comes from the coding sequence ATGGCGAAGAAATCGATCCGCACCACGTCGTTTGACGTGGCGGCCCTTGCCGGGGTGTCTCAGTCGGCCGTCTCGCGTGCGTTCACGCCCGGGTCCAGCATCAAGGCGACCACCCGGGACAAGATTCTCGAAGCCGCCCGCAAGCTGAACTACGTCCCGAACTCCATTGCAAGCAGCTTGACGAAGAACCGGTCCAGCATCGTCGCCGTGATCCTCGGCACGTTGTCGAACCCGTTCTACGTTCACACGCTCCACGCCTTCAGCCAGGAGCTGCAGAAGCTCGGCCGGCAGACCCTGACCCTCACCCTGTCCGACACGATGGACACCGACGAAGCCATCCTGAAGGTGCTTCAGTACCAGGTGGAGGCGGTGATCCTGACGTCGGCCCAGCTTTCGACGCGGATGATCAACCTGTGCCATGACCGCGGCATCCCGGTGGTGCTCTTCAACCGCTACATCCCGCACAGCGACGTCTACGGCGTACGCTGCGACAACGTCTCCGGCGGCCGGATGGTCGCCGACGCGTTCCTTGCCGCGGGCGCGCGCTCGTTCATGATGATCACCGGCGAGGCGAACGGCAGCACCAGTCAGGATCGCGTGCGCGGTTTCGTCGAGCGGGTCCTCGAGGCCGGCATCCCGCGCAGCGCAATCTCGAGCTACCCCGGCCTTCGCTCGTACGAGGGCGGAGCGGCGGCCGTCGACATGCACGTCGCGGCCGGGCACGAGATTCCGGACGCGATCTTCGGGATCGCCGACGTGATGGCGATGGGGGCGATGGACGCGCTGCGGTACCGCTACGGCAAGCGCGTGCCCGAGGACGTGATGGTCGCGGGTTTCGACGGGATTCCGGAGGGCGGGCGGCCGCCCTACCAGCTCACCACGGTGCGCCAGCCGGTCGCCGAGATGGTGACCGAGACACTGAACCTCCTCAACTTCGACGGCGCGCGCGAGCCGGAGGAGCTGACGCGGGACCGCCCGATCGCCGGCGAGATGATCTGGCGCGCGACCGTTCCGCGCCCGGCCCGCGCGGAGCCGGCGCCCGTCGCGGTGGCGCCGGAGGCCTCGGCCGGCTGA
- a CDS encoding FAD-dependent oxidoreductase yields the protein MTGVDRSIPEFDIEVPVVVVGAGAAGLAATLAACDSGAGTLLLERDVVPYGSTCMSQGNVCAAGTRLQRENGIEDDAEALYRDIMARSKGTADTGVSRTVADNCGPAIDWLVDRFRIPFRLDLSWGGFFGHTVNRLHGVPSKTGKELHDTMMRAAEAAGADIVTGAHVDTVYADAEGRVAGVRVTRADGAVETIGCKALILATCGFGANAGMVRRFIPSFGEAPYYKYFGHEGNEGEGIEWGMALGAAVGSMDAFQGYGALVESAGVICNYDPIMNGGIMVNLEGRRYSNEVKDISAQSLNTLQQPEGIGWVIFDDARRATCEDLPEFRELKALNVVRTAGDAGALAELIKVPAEALEATIAETQRMAKGEVPCPFGRDFTRNPPLSGRLHAIRTTGALFHTQGGLKIDGTARVVREDGSPLPNLFASGGTAESISGSGCDGYLPAAGLCTAITLGMLAGRAAAELVGDAAMADA from the coding sequence ATGACGGGTGTGGACAGGTCGATCCCCGAGTTCGACATCGAAGTCCCCGTGGTCGTCGTCGGCGCCGGGGCGGCAGGACTCGCGGCCACTCTCGCCGCCTGCGACAGCGGCGCGGGCACCCTCCTCCTCGAGCGCGACGTGGTCCCCTACGGCAGCACATGCATGTCGCAGGGGAACGTCTGCGCCGCCGGCACCAGGCTGCAGCGCGAGAACGGGATCGAGGACGACGCGGAGGCCCTCTACCGGGACATCATGGCCCGCAGCAAGGGTACCGCCGACACCGGCGTGTCCCGCACCGTCGCGGACAATTGCGGCCCGGCGATCGACTGGCTGGTCGACCGGTTCCGCATTCCCTTCCGCCTCGACCTCTCCTGGGGCGGCTTCTTCGGCCATACGGTGAACCGCCTGCACGGCGTCCCGTCCAAGACCGGCAAGGAACTCCACGACACGATGATGCGCGCGGCCGAGGCGGCCGGCGCCGACATCGTCACCGGTGCCCACGTCGACACGGTCTACGCCGACGCCGAGGGGCGCGTCGCGGGCGTGCGCGTCACCCGCGCGGACGGCGCCGTCGAGACGATCGGCTGCAAGGCGCTCATCCTCGCCACCTGCGGCTTCGGCGCCAACGCCGGGATGGTGAGGCGCTTCATCCCTTCATTCGGCGAGGCGCCCTACTACAAGTACTTCGGCCACGAGGGGAACGAGGGCGAAGGCATCGAGTGGGGCATGGCGCTCGGCGCGGCCGTGGGCTCGATGGACGCGTTCCAGGGGTACGGCGCGCTGGTCGAATCCGCCGGCGTGATCTGCAACTACGACCCGATCATGAACGGCGGGATCATGGTGAACCTGGAAGGCAGGCGCTACTCGAACGAGGTGAAGGACATCTCCGCCCAGTCGCTCAACACGCTCCAGCAGCCGGAGGGCATCGGCTGGGTGATCTTCGACGACGCCCGGCGCGCGACCTGCGAGGACCTGCCGGAATTCCGCGAGCTCAAGGCGCTCAACGTCGTCCGCACGGCCGGGGACGCCGGCGCCCTCGCCGAGCTCATCAAGGTGCCGGCGGAGGCGCTGGAGGCGACCATCGCCGAGACGCAGCGGATGGCGAAGGGCGAGGTCCCCTGCCCCTTCGGCCGCGACTTCACCCGCAACCCGCCGCTCTCCGGGCGGCTTCATGCGATCCGCACGACGGGCGCGCTGTTCCATACCCAGGGCGGCCTCAAGATCGACGGGACGGCGCGGGTGGTGCGCGAGGACGGCTCGCCCCTCCCGAACCTCTTCGCGAGCGGCGGTACGGCGGAGAGCATCTCCGGCAGCGGCTGCGACGGCTACCTGCCCGCCGCCGGCCTCTGCACGGCGATCACGCTCGGCATGCTGGCGGGCAGGGCGGCGGCCGAGCTCGTCGGCGACGCGGCGATGGCGGACGCCTGA
- a CDS encoding MmgE/PrpD family protein: protein MSDTENPLPWLTDRVVGTSYGDLTPASIEKAKTFLLDTFGVGVAGCHGYRIDRIVKVASGWGAGEEARVWVSGETLPAGGAAFVNAYQIHSLEYDCVNEDAVLHPMATLLSAVMAYCERRSRQGRPVNGRDFLAAVVMGVDVSIFLGKASTGPIRFFRPAAAGGFGAAAALAKLEGFDATRMTQTLGNQYGQSCGTLQPHVEGSPMLGMQVGFNARAALAAADFAAEGVLGPEDVLTGRYGYFRLFENDDFDVAHGKAELEAAFQMERMSHKPYPSGRLTHGVVDGLGRLIAAHGFAPDDIATITATVPQLVNRLVGRPDIPEPAPNYAKLCLPFVAGTFLNHGVVDVDEFIGPEKLNDPRTHDFAARVTVIQDDNPSHSAMTPQTIAVTLKNGASHSVVLEAVYGHADNPLSREENLDKFRRCWSRVPQLAPEKGEELIGVVDAFETLDDVADVVRYLVA from the coding sequence ATGAGTGACACAGAGAACCCGCTCCCCTGGCTGACGGACCGCGTCGTCGGGACCTCCTACGGGGACCTGACCCCCGCCTCGATCGAGAAGGCCAAGACCTTCCTGCTCGACACGTTCGGGGTCGGCGTCGCCGGCTGCCACGGCTACCGGATCGACAGGATCGTCAAGGTGGCGTCCGGGTGGGGCGCAGGCGAGGAAGCGCGCGTCTGGGTTTCCGGCGAGACGCTGCCGGCCGGTGGCGCCGCCTTCGTCAACGCCTACCAGATCCACAGCCTGGAGTATGACTGCGTCAACGAGGACGCCGTGCTGCACCCGATGGCGACGCTGCTCTCCGCCGTCATGGCTTACTGCGAGCGCCGCTCGCGCCAGGGGCGGCCGGTCAACGGGCGCGACTTCCTGGCCGCGGTGGTGATGGGCGTCGACGTCTCGATCTTTCTCGGCAAGGCCTCCACCGGGCCGATCCGCTTCTTCCGCCCCGCCGCCGCCGGCGGCTTCGGCGCCGCCGCCGCGCTGGCCAAGCTGGAAGGCTTCGACGCGACGCGCATGACGCAGACGCTGGGCAACCAGTACGGCCAGTCCTGCGGGACGCTGCAGCCGCACGTGGAGGGCTCGCCGATGCTGGGCATGCAGGTCGGCTTCAACGCCCGCGCGGCGCTGGCGGCGGCCGACTTCGCCGCCGAGGGCGTGCTCGGACCGGAGGACGTGCTGACCGGGCGCTACGGCTACTTCCGCCTGTTCGAGAACGATGACTTCGACGTCGCCCACGGCAAGGCCGAGCTGGAAGCCGCGTTCCAGATGGAGCGCATGTCCCACAAGCCCTACCCGTCGGGCCGCCTCACGCACGGCGTCGTCGACGGGCTCGGCCGCCTCATCGCCGCGCACGGCTTCGCGCCGGACGACATCGCGACGATCACCGCGACCGTTCCGCAGCTCGTCAACCGCCTCGTCGGCCGGCCGGACATTCCGGAGCCGGCGCCGAACTACGCCAAGCTGTGCCTGCCGTTCGTCGCCGGCACCTTCCTCAACCACGGCGTGGTGGACGTCGACGAATTCATCGGCCCCGAGAAGCTGAACGACCCGCGCACCCACGACTTCGCCGCGCGCGTCACCGTCATCCAGGACGACAACCCGAGCCACAGCGCGATGACGCCGCAGACGATCGCCGTCACGCTGAAGAACGGCGCGTCTCACAGCGTCGTCCTCGAGGCGGTCTACGGGCACGCCGACAACCCGCTGTCGCGCGAGGAGAATCTCGACAAGTTCCGCCGCTGCTGGTCCCGCGTGCCGCAGCTCGCGCCGGAGAAGGGCGAGGAGCTGATCGGCGTCGTCGACGCCTTCGAGACGCTGGACGACGTCGCCGACGTCGTGCGCTATCTGGTCGCCTGA
- a CDS encoding isocitrate lyase/PEP mutase family protein yields the protein MAKPTLKAALAAGEFVVAPGVHDMIAAAVFNRSGLDFAYASGYWMTASAYGLPDAGIATYTQMVDRVRTLCTMVNAGVIADADTGYGGLLNVHHTVIGYEEAGVTAIQIEDQEFPKKCGHTPFKRLIPVEDMVDKIKVACDARRNPDTFIIARTDARQSEGFEGAVKRAVAYGEAGADVLFIEALVSDEEMREACRRLDKPTLANMADGGLTPIRSASELKEIGYDMAIYPAATGLAAAHAAEAVFNAFRTLGTSQSPDVPLFSFKEFNSLIGFEEVWAFERKWGKPTGPAND from the coding sequence ATGGCAAAACCGACACTGAAGGCGGCTCTCGCGGCAGGCGAGTTCGTCGTCGCCCCGGGGGTCCACGACATGATCGCCGCCGCCGTGTTCAACAGGAGCGGCCTCGATTTCGCCTACGCGTCCGGCTACTGGATGACCGCCTCGGCCTATGGCCTCCCCGACGCCGGGATCGCCACCTACACGCAGATGGTCGACCGCGTGCGCACGCTGTGCACCATGGTGAACGCCGGCGTCATCGCCGACGCCGACACCGGGTACGGCGGGCTCCTCAACGTGCACCACACCGTCATCGGCTACGAGGAGGCCGGGGTCACCGCGATCCAGATCGAGGACCAGGAGTTCCCGAAGAAGTGCGGCCACACGCCCTTCAAGCGCCTGATCCCGGTCGAGGACATGGTCGACAAGATCAAGGTCGCCTGCGACGCCCGCAGGAATCCGGACACCTTCATCATCGCCCGCACCGACGCGCGCCAGTCAGAGGGCTTCGAGGGCGCCGTGAAGCGGGCCGTCGCCTATGGGGAGGCCGGCGCCGACGTCCTCTTCATCGAGGCGCTCGTCAGCGACGAGGAGATGCGCGAGGCCTGCCGCCGGCTCGACAAGCCCACGCTCGCCAACATGGCGGACGGCGGCCTCACCCCGATCCGCAGCGCCTCCGAGCTGAAGGAGATCGGCTACGACATGGCGATCTATCCCGCCGCGACGGGCCTTGCGGCCGCCCACGCCGCCGAAGCGGTGTTCAATGCGTTCAGGACGCTCGGCACCTCGCAGTCGCCCGACGTCCCGCTGTTCTCCTTCAAGGAGTTCAACTCGCTGATCGGCTTCGAGGAGGTGTGGGCGTTCGAGCGCAAGTGGGGCAAGCCCACCGGGCCAGCCAACGACTGA